In Phragmites australis chromosome 17, lpPhrAust1.1, whole genome shotgun sequence, the following are encoded in one genomic region:
- the LOC133897596 gene encoding uncharacterized protein LOC133897596, whose product MAAMVSTLTAPVAVFLALMLLMFSGAEAKFLSNNITVVGSVYCDACSNNTFSKHSFFLKGARVLIQCNFKVNSTSEEELSLEAERTTDQNGVYKLDVPPVDGFACHEGHELRSACRATLVQSSSAACNVPGLRGSTQHIALRSRATNACFLNLNALNFRPAKRDGALCHGGGGSDGGAFGSLLFFWPFLPLFWPPFRLPFPAPAGAGGMVSFPWPYPVPDWLVPFLRPPFLPFPLYEPAQPQFYRFPPSQEADSRP is encoded by the exons ATGGCGGCAATGGTGAGTACATTGACGGCTCCCGTTGCCGTGTTCTTGGCGCTGATGCTGCTGATGTTCAGTGGCGCGGAGGCCAAGTTCCTATCCAACAACATCACCGTGGTTGGTTCTGTTTACTGCGATGCCTGCTCAAACAACACCTTCTCCAAGCATAGTTTCTTCTTGAAAG GAGCCAGGGTGTTGATCCAGTGCAACTTCAAGGTGAACTCGACCTCGGAGGAGGAGCTCTCCCTGGAGGCGGAGCGCACCACCGACCAGAACGGCGTGTACAAGCTCGACGTGCCCCCCGTCGACGGCTTCGCATGCCACGAGGGCCACGAGCTCCGCTCGGCGTGCCGCGCCACGCTCGTCcagagctcctccgccgcctgcaaCGTCCCGGGCCTCAGGGGCTCCACGCAGCACATCGCGCTCCGCTCCCGCGCCACCAACGCCTGCTTCCTCAACCTCAACGCGCTCAACTTCCGCCCGGCCAAGCGCGACGGCGCCCTctgccacggcggcggcggcagcgacggTGGCGCGTTCGGCTCGTTGCTCTTCTTCTGGCCGTTCTTGCCTCTCTTCTGGCCACCGTTCCGGCTCCCGTTCCCCGCaccggccggcgccggcgggatGGTGTCGTTCCCGTGGCCGTACCCCGTGCCGGACTGGCTCGTGCCCTTCCTGCGGCCACCGTTCTTGCCATTCCCGCTCTACGAGCCGGCGCAGCCGCAGTTCTACCGCTTCCCGCCTTCCCAAGAAGCGGACTCTCGCCCATAG